Proteins from a single region of Streptomyces sp. TN58:
- a CDS encoding YwqJ-related putative deaminase, protein MQNTATRTDPGDGTAGAAGTPAETGGPAGDPRLRWSSGDGRPTPPVLRFRRDGILPTVAAALSVRGETLTGTAGKADQPPVLHPLVQDFLDTLTSGQRERFTGRCPEAILLSRHLAAVEGARSRRASRKPLSPSEARRSLKHAKITARRIREDGDPLHGSYAPPCRSCDALLAHFGVRSVDLTPAE, encoded by the coding sequence ATGCAGAACACGGCAACACGTACGGATCCGGGCGACGGCACCGCCGGAGCGGCCGGCACACCCGCCGAGACGGGCGGCCCCGCCGGCGACCCACGCCTGCGCTGGAGCAGCGGTGACGGCCGGCCCACCCCACCCGTCCTGCGCTTCCGCCGGGACGGCATCCTGCCCACCGTGGCCGCCGCCCTCTCCGTACGCGGCGAGACCCTGACCGGGACCGCCGGCAAGGCCGACCAGCCGCCCGTGCTCCACCCCCTCGTCCAGGACTTCCTGGACACCCTCACCAGCGGCCAGCGCGAACGTTTCACCGGCCGATGTCCCGAGGCGATACTGCTCTCGCGCCACCTCGCCGCCGTCGAGGGCGCCCGCTCCCGGCGGGCCTCCCGCAAACCCCTCTCGCCCAGCGAGGCCCGCCGCTCCCTCAAACACGCGAAGATCACCGCCCGGCGCATCCGCGAGGACGGCGACCCCCTCCACGGCAGCTACGCGCCCCCCTGCCGCTCCTGCGACGCCCTCCTCGCCCACTTCGGCGTACGCTCCGTCGACCTCACCCCAGCCGAGTAG
- a CDS encoding SUKH-3 domain-containing protein yields MTTTSASYDRSSTTRFPVAVDSALRTAGWEPGRWDIKQAEYWADALRDHTTPGGHRHTVFPAAVEAWAEFGGLTVTAPGPGRQIAPVPVRIDPLTGLHLARTFADLGRALSTELCPLGVEADGGSHLALDREGRVYGIDHTGDWYLGATVDEALTLLLTGLQPTRLSPPAGVAVSG; encoded by the coding sequence ATGACGACCACCTCCGCCTCCTACGACCGCTCCTCCACCACCCGCTTCCCCGTCGCGGTGGACTCCGCGCTGCGGACCGCCGGGTGGGAACCCGGCCGCTGGGACATCAAGCAGGCCGAGTACTGGGCCGACGCCCTGCGGGACCACACCACCCCCGGCGGCCACCGGCACACGGTCTTCCCCGCCGCCGTCGAGGCCTGGGCCGAGTTCGGCGGCCTGACCGTCACCGCCCCCGGGCCGGGCCGCCAGATCGCCCCGGTCCCCGTGCGCATCGACCCCCTCACCGGCCTCCACCTCGCGCGCACCTTCGCCGACCTGGGACGGGCCCTGTCCACGGAGCTGTGCCCGCTCGGGGTCGAGGCCGACGGCGGGTCCCACCTCGCCCTCGACCGCGAGGGCCGGGTCTACGGCATCGACCACACGGGTGACTGGTACCTCGGGGCCACGGTGGACGAAGCCCTCACCCTGCTGCTGACCGGGCTGCAGCCGACCCGCCTCTCGCCTCCGGCGGGGGTGGCGGTCTCGGGGTAG
- a CDS encoding sensor histidine kinase encodes MTSTGEEQGRAGPPLWWARRRDAVVDVALAAASAAECAWEGIRFAHQAGIPVPVGVLFGTAVGAVLVLRRRWPIAVVLVGIAVAPAETGFLLSVVGMYTLASSEVPRRIIAALASMSLVATFIVMYLKTRGDVEAEPALVVALSGFVAVALTVPPVLLGLYIGARRRLMESLQERADSLERELSLLADRAEERAEWARTEERTRIAREMHDVVAHRVSLMVVHAAALEAVAVKDPARAAKNAALVGDMGRQALTELREMLGVLRAAPKPAVAVAAAAAAPAAKAGPVALVGGADDGPSLAELEALVGQSRAAGMAVEMVVQGMGAYAAEVEQTAYRVVQEALTNCHKHAPGARVVVRVAHREGEVAMQVENGPSEGAADGVGLPSGGNGLVGMRERVLGLGGVFVSGPTESGGFRVSAVLPLA; translated from the coding sequence ATGACCAGTACGGGGGAAGAGCAAGGCCGTGCCGGTCCGCCTTTGTGGTGGGCGCGGCGCCGGGATGCCGTGGTGGACGTCGCGCTGGCCGCGGCCTCCGCCGCGGAGTGCGCGTGGGAGGGGATCCGCTTCGCGCACCAGGCGGGCATCCCCGTGCCCGTCGGGGTGCTGTTCGGGACCGCGGTGGGGGCCGTGCTCGTGCTGCGGCGGCGGTGGCCGATCGCGGTGGTCCTCGTGGGGATCGCCGTCGCACCGGCCGAGACGGGGTTCCTTCTGTCCGTCGTGGGCATGTACACGCTCGCCTCGTCCGAGGTGCCGCGGCGGATCATCGCGGCGCTCGCCTCGATGTCGCTGGTGGCGACCTTCATCGTGATGTACCTCAAGACGCGCGGCGACGTTGAGGCCGAGCCGGCGCTGGTCGTCGCCCTGTCCGGATTCGTCGCGGTCGCGCTGACCGTGCCGCCGGTGCTGCTCGGCCTCTACATCGGCGCCCGGCGGCGGCTGATGGAGAGCCTGCAGGAACGGGCCGACTCGCTGGAGCGGGAGCTGTCGCTGCTCGCGGACCGGGCGGAGGAGCGGGCCGAGTGGGCCCGTACGGAGGAGCGGACCCGGATCGCACGGGAGATGCACGACGTGGTCGCCCACCGGGTGTCGCTCATGGTCGTGCACGCGGCCGCGCTGGAGGCGGTGGCGGTGAAGGACCCGGCCCGGGCCGCGAAGAACGCGGCGCTGGTGGGGGACATGGGACGGCAGGCGCTCACGGAACTGCGGGAGATGCTCGGCGTGCTCCGGGCGGCGCCGAAGCCGGCCGTGGCCGTCGCGGCGGCCGCGGCGGCGCCCGCCGCGAAGGCGGGTCCGGTCGCCCTCGTGGGCGGCGCCGACGACGGGCCCTCGCTCGCGGAGCTGGAGGCGCTGGTCGGGCAGTCGCGGGCGGCCGGAATGGCCGTGGAGATGGTCGTACAGGGCATGGGCGCGTACGCGGCGGAGGTGGAGCAGACGGCGTACCGGGTGGTGCAGGAGGCGCTCACGAACTGCCACAAGCACGCCCCGGGGGCACGGGTCGTGGTGCGGGTCGCCCACCGGGAGGGCGAGGTCGCGATGCAGGTGGAGAACGGGCCGTCCGAGGGCGCGGCGGACGGGGTCGGCCTCCCGAGCGGCGGGAACGGGCTGGTCGGGATGCGGGAGCGGGTGCTGGGGCTGGGCGGCGTGTTCGTCTCGGGCCCGACGGAATCGGGCGGCTTCCGAGTCTCGGCGGTCCTCCCCCTCGCCTGA
- the glmU gene encoding bifunctional UDP-N-acetylglucosamine diphosphorylase/glucosamine-1-phosphate N-acetyltransferase GlmU codes for MSANRPAAVVVLAAGEGTRMKSATPKVLHEICGRSLVGHVVAASRELDPEHLVVVVGHAREQVTAHLAGIDADVRTAVQYEQNGTGHAVRMALQELGGPVDGTVIVVCGDTPLLTGETLGRLARTHAADGNAVTVLTAEVPDSTGYGRIVRDAGGAVTAIVEHKDATDSQRAIREINSGVFAFDGALLADALGKVRTDNSQGEEYLTDVLGILREAGHRVGAAVGSDHRQILGINNRVQLAEARALLNARLLEQAMLAGVTVVDPASTLVDVTVTFGQDAVVHPGTQLLGATHIAEGAEVGPNTRLRDTQVGAGARVDNTVAESAVVGPQASVGPFAYLRPGTSLGAKAKAGTYVEMKNATIGEGTKVPHLSYVGDATIGEYTNIGAASVFVNYDGEHKHHTTVGSHCKTGSDNMFVAPVTIGDGAYTAAGSVITKDVPPGALAVARGQQRNIEGWVARKRPGSAAATAAQSAASEDSERP; via the coding sequence GTGAGCGCCAACCGCCCGGCAGCCGTCGTCGTACTCGCAGCGGGTGAAGGCACCCGCATGAAGTCGGCCACACCCAAGGTTCTGCACGAGATCTGCGGGCGCTCGCTCGTCGGTCATGTCGTCGCCGCCTCCCGCGAGCTGGACCCCGAGCACCTCGTCGTGGTCGTCGGGCACGCCCGGGAGCAGGTCACCGCACATCTCGCCGGCATCGACGCCGACGTCCGCACCGCCGTCCAGTACGAGCAGAACGGCACGGGCCACGCCGTCCGCATGGCCCTGCAGGAGCTCGGCGGGCCCGTCGACGGCACTGTGATCGTGGTCTGCGGCGACACCCCGCTGCTGACCGGGGAGACCCTGGGCCGGCTGGCGCGGACGCACGCAGCCGACGGCAACGCCGTCACCGTGCTCACCGCCGAGGTGCCGGACTCCACCGGCTACGGCCGGATCGTGCGCGACGCCGGCGGCGCCGTGACCGCGATCGTCGAGCACAAGGACGCCACCGACTCCCAGCGCGCGATCCGCGAGATCAACTCGGGCGTCTTCGCCTTCGACGGCGCCCTCCTCGCCGACGCCCTCGGCAAGGTCCGCACCGACAACAGCCAGGGCGAGGAGTACCTCACCGACGTCCTCGGCATCCTGCGCGAGGCCGGGCACCGCGTCGGGGCGGCCGTGGGCAGCGACCACCGCCAGATCCTCGGGATCAACAACCGCGTGCAGCTCGCCGAGGCGCGCGCCCTGCTGAACGCGCGCCTGCTGGAGCAGGCCATGCTCGCGGGCGTGACGGTCGTGGACCCCGCCAGCACCCTCGTGGACGTGACCGTCACCTTCGGACAGGACGCGGTCGTGCACCCCGGCACCCAGCTCCTGGGCGCCACCCACATCGCCGAGGGCGCCGAGGTCGGCCCCAACACCCGGCTGCGGGACACGCAGGTGGGTGCGGGCGCGCGTGTCGACAACACGGTGGCCGAGAGCGCGGTCGTGGGCCCGCAGGCGAGCGTGGGGCCGTTCGCGTACCTGCGCCCGGGCACGAGCCTCGGGGCGAAGGCGAAGGCCGGTACGTACGTCGAGATGAAGAACGCGACGATCGGCGAGGGCACCAAGGTGCCGCACCTGTCGTACGTGGGCGACGCGACGATCGGCGAGTACACCAACATCGGCGCGGCGAGCGTCTTCGTGAACTACGACGGTGAGCACAAGCACCACACCACCGTCGGCTCGCATTGCAAGACGGGGTCGGACAACATGTTTGTGGCACCCGTCACCATCGGGGACGGGGCCTACACGGCCGCCGGGTCCGTGATCACGAAGGACGTGCCCCCCGGCGCGCTGGCCGTGGCCCGCGGCCAGCAGCGGAATATCGAGGGCTGGGTGGCTCGCAAGCGTCCGGGAAGCGCTGCCGCGACCGCGGCGCAGTCGGCGGCCTCGGAGGACTCCGAGCGCCCCTGA
- a CDS encoding ribose-phosphate diphosphokinase: MTGIKTTGEKKLMLFSGRAHPELAEEVAHQLGVGLVPTKAFDFANGEIYVRFQESARGADCFLIQSHTAPINKWIMEQLIMIDALKRASARSITVIIPSYGYARQDKKHKGREPISARLVADLLKTSGADRILTVDLHTDQIQGFFDGPVDHLSALNVLADYVGAKVDRTKLTIVSPDAGRVRVADRWCDRLDAPLAIVHKRRDKDVANQVTVHEVVGEVKGRVCVLVDDMIDTGGTICAAAEALFAHGAEDVIVTATHGILSGPAADRLKNSKVSEFVFTNTLPDPSDLELDKITVLSIAPMIARAVREVFEDGSVTSLFEEQQ; encoded by the coding sequence GTGACCGGGATCAAGACGACCGGCGAGAAGAAGCTGATGCTCTTCTCCGGCCGCGCCCACCCCGAGCTGGCCGAGGAGGTCGCGCACCAGCTGGGAGTCGGCCTCGTGCCGACCAAGGCTTTCGACTTCGCCAACGGTGAGATCTACGTCCGCTTCCAGGAGTCGGCGCGTGGCGCGGACTGCTTCCTGATCCAGAGCCACACGGCTCCGATCAACAAGTGGATCATGGAGCAGCTGATCATGATCGACGCGCTGAAGCGCGCGTCGGCGCGCTCCATCACCGTGATCATCCCGTCCTACGGGTACGCCCGCCAGGACAAGAAGCACAAGGGCCGTGAGCCGATCTCGGCGCGTCTGGTGGCGGACCTGCTGAAGACCTCGGGTGCGGACCGCATCCTCACGGTCGACCTGCACACGGACCAGATCCAGGGCTTCTTCGACGGCCCGGTGGACCACCTCTCGGCGCTGAACGTCCTCGCGGACTACGTGGGCGCCAAGGTGGACCGTACGAAGCTGACGATCGTCTCCCCGGACGCCGGCCGTGTGCGCGTGGCGGACCGCTGGTGCGACCGGCTGGACGCGCCGCTGGCGATCGTGCACAAGCGCCGCGACAAGGACGTCGCCAACCAGGTGACGGTCCACGAGGTCGTCGGCGAGGTCAAGGGCCGCGTCTGCGTCCTGGTCGACGACATGATCGACACCGGTGGCACGATCTGCGCCGCGGCCGAGGCGCTCTTCGCGCACGGTGCGGAGGACGTGATCGTGACGGCGACGCACGGCATCCTGTCGGGCCCCGCGGCGGACCGCCTGAAGAACTCCAAGGTGAGCGAGTTCGTCTTCACGAACACCCTGCCGGACCCGTCCGACCTGGAGCTGGACAAGATCACGGTGCTCTCGATCGCCCCGATGATCGCGCGTGCGGTGCGCGAGGTCTTCGAGGACGGTTCGGTGACGAGCCTCTTCGAGGAGCAGCAGTAG
- a CDS encoding 50S ribosomal protein L25/general stress protein Ctc: protein MSEVKLSATLRDTFGKGSARQARRDALTPGVIYGHGTAPKHVNVEAHGLMMALKTPNVLLSLDIAGGGNELVIPKAVQRHPLKRTISHVDFLIVKKGEKVVVEVPVVTEGDLAAGGNLLETLLTSISVETEATHIPTEITVSIEGLEAGATVHASDLKLPAGTALAVDGETAVLQVVAPQAEEPAADAEAEGAEA, encoded by the coding sequence ATGTCCGAGGTCAAGCTTTCCGCCACCCTGCGCGACACCTTCGGCAAGGGTTCCGCCCGCCAGGCCCGTCGTGACGCCCTGACCCCCGGTGTCATCTACGGCCACGGCACCGCCCCGAAGCACGTCAACGTCGAGGCCCACGGCCTGATGATGGCGCTGAAGACCCCGAACGTCCTGCTCTCCCTGGACATCGCGGGCGGCGGCAACGAGCTGGTCATCCCGAAGGCCGTGCAGCGCCACCCCCTCAAGCGCACCATCTCGCACGTCGACTTCCTGATCGTCAAGAAGGGCGAGAAGGTCGTCGTCGAGGTTCCCGTCGTGACCGAGGGCGACCTGGCCGCCGGCGGCAACCTGCTGGAGACCCTGCTGACCTCGATCTCCGTCGAGACCGAGGCCACCCACATCCCGACCGAGATCACCGTCTCCATCGAGGGCCTGGAGGCCGGCGCCACCGTGCACGCCTCCGACCTGAAGCTGCCGGCCGGCACCGCTCTGGCCGTCGACGGTGAGACCGCCGTCCTGCAGGTCGTCGCCCCGCAGGCCGAGGAGCCGGCCGCCGACGCGGAGGCCGAGGGCGCCGAGGCCTGA
- the pth gene encoding aminoacyl-tRNA hydrolase, with product MSDDAAPWLIVGLGNPGAEYAGNRHNIGFMVVDLLAERIGGKFKAHKARAQVVEGRMGPPGPANRRVVLAKPMSFMNLSGGPVTALRDFYKVPSERIVAVHDELDIDYPTLRLKLGGGDNGHNGLKSMTKSMGADYHRVRCGIGRPPGRMQVADFVLKDFSSTERKELDWFVDRAADAVECLVAEGLERAQSAYNG from the coding sequence ATGTCGGACGACGCGGCGCCCTGGTTGATCGTGGGTCTGGGCAATCCGGGTGCGGAGTATGCCGGGAACCGCCACAACATCGGGTTCATGGTGGTCGATCTGCTGGCGGAGCGGATCGGCGGGAAGTTCAAGGCGCACAAGGCGCGAGCGCAGGTGGTGGAGGGCCGGATGGGTCCGCCGGGGCCGGCGAACCGGCGGGTGGTGCTGGCGAAGCCGATGTCGTTCATGAACCTGTCGGGTGGCCCGGTGACGGCCCTGCGGGACTTCTACAAGGTGCCGTCGGAGCGGATCGTCGCCGTCCACGACGAGCTGGACATCGACTACCCGACGCTGCGTCTGAAGCTGGGCGGCGGGGACAACGGGCACAACGGCCTGAAGTCCATGACGAAGTCGATGGGCGCGGACTACCACCGGGTGCGGTGCGGCATCGGGCGGCCCCCGGGCCGTATGCAGGTCGCGGACTTCGTGCTGAAGGACTTCTCCTCCACGGAGCGCAAGGAGCTGGACTGGTTCGTGGACCGGGCGGCGGACGCGGTGGAGTGCCTGGTGGCGGAGGGTCTGGAGCGCGCGCAGTCGGCGTACAACGGGTAG
- a CDS encoding LPXTG cell wall anchor domain-containing protein → MLRSRKRWAAVATALLLSASAGPAFAADSYEVPLHQAKDLPIYAAQFKGKPGETCASIPATKDGWHFIAPGSPNEVSFVKLTVKFEPGGEQVITTFGPPNENHAYAASEPGAKLVSAVALVEGTTGGGKKLEWFNLSHTCPSTATTEPTPSQSSTTPAPSTSTSASTSPSSSTSASPSASASTSASPSSSGSTSPSSSPSSPVPSASASGGTPGGDLAKTGSDAPVGLLATLAAALVAAGALLLVRRRRSGAEG, encoded by the coding sequence ATGCTCCGTTCCCGTAAGCGCTGGGCGGCTGTTGCCACTGCGCTGCTCCTCTCCGCGTCCGCCGGCCCGGCGTTCGCCGCCGACTCCTACGAGGTGCCGCTGCACCAGGCGAAGGACCTGCCGATCTACGCGGCGCAGTTCAAGGGCAAGCCCGGCGAGACCTGCGCCTCCATACCCGCCACGAAGGACGGCTGGCACTTCATCGCGCCGGGCAGCCCCAACGAGGTCTCCTTCGTCAAGCTGACGGTGAAGTTCGAGCCGGGCGGCGAGCAGGTCATCACCACCTTCGGTCCTCCGAACGAGAACCACGCGTACGCGGCTTCGGAGCCCGGCGCGAAGCTGGTCTCCGCGGTCGCCCTGGTCGAGGGCACCACGGGCGGCGGCAAGAAGCTGGAGTGGTTCAACCTCTCGCACACCTGCCCGTCGACGGCGACCACCGAGCCGACGCCTTCGCAGTCCTCCACCACGCCGGCTCCGTCGACCTCGACCTCCGCTTCGACGTCGCCGAGCTCCAGCACGTCCGCTTCGCCGTCGGCGTCGGCTAGCACGAGCGCGAGCCCGTCGTCGTCGGGGAGCACGTCGCCCTCCTCGTCCCCGTCTTCTCCCGTTCCGTCCGCGTCGGCCTCGGGCGGTACGCCGGGTGGTGACCTGGCGAAGACCGGTTCGGACGCTCCGGTCGGGCTGCTCGCCACGCTGGCGGCCGCACTGGTCGCGGCCGGTGCGCTCCTGCTGGTCCGCCGCCGCAGGTCGGGCGCCGAGGGCTGA